A DNA window from Zingiber officinale cultivar Zhangliang chromosome 3A, Zo_v1.1, whole genome shotgun sequence contains the following coding sequences:
- the LOC122052665 gene encoding PX domain-containing protein EREL1-like isoform X4, with product MTPPKHALLRINSSHVFLEEQRRYALEEWMGKLLSDIDLARSAQVAVFLELEAAARSAFQCVNNATDSSSSTGTNATNPLSLAKPTSSVSVADSSTAISNLSHASLDSCYNNANDSSDIATERKGMIRVSQTSAEDVSLLVHDHSVNVNVEIRNDIIGGSFFDRPEDFSRGSELNDRKEYLVPEREIVGASSSRDGMEFISDQDHDTLPGHDRKFSTESFGSDVSSTRGSELSSAGVTNSIWDGSLDAPGDAEVVNATDGSGTQILENSRIVLPFDQRQKLNRVLVGMQQRLATAKTDMDDLIARLNQEMAGKEYLRTKVKDLEVEVEAIEQKGKENLQQAILNERDRVTQMQWDMDELCRKCSEMEAKLMFEQNERNCSELEKEIANEEKESLQQGLDSNQEKLDNMRKLMEELELKSKADIKVLVKEVKVLRKSQADLKEMLNQSLKEKTELEGILLKEKQRLSNAKSENDTLLHECQGFRDRFKECNVSFLTDEEDKFATTSSSLSDVFDLLATSDNRINLLLAEAHLLAQNYKVAPIDVHAVQSNEMSGCLILPNDHSTVNTDDEIREILTDAIIDNLQLKKQINSVVKRALNTVSKLEKEDTIEAPSRKTVLNHFLER from the exons ATGACCCCACCAAAGCATGCTTTATTGAGAATTAATTCCAGTCATGTGTTCCTAGAAGAG CAGAGAAGGTATGCTTTGGAGGAATGGATGGGAAAGTTACTCTCTGACATAGATCTTGCCAGAAGTGCACAAGTAGCTGTTTTTCTTGAATTAGAAGCTGCTGCAAGGTCAG CATTTCAATGTGTAAATAATGCTACAGATTCGAGTTCTTCAACTGGTACTAATGCCACAAACCCACTGTCTCTAGCTAAACCTACTTCTAGTGTTTCTGTTGCTGACAGTTCAACAGCTATATCTAACTTGTCTCATGCTTCATTGGATAGTTGCTATAACAATGCAAATGATTCATCAGACATTGCTACAGAAAGAAAAGGAATGATTCGAGTTTCTCAAACTAGTGCTGAAGATGTATCATTGTTGGTTCATGATCATTCTGTAAACGTAAACGTAGAAATCAGGAATGACATCATAGGTGGATCATTCTTCGATCGGCCAGAAGATTTCAGTAGGGGTAGTGAGTTGAATGACAGAAAAGAGTATCTTGTTCCAGAGAGAGAGATAGTTGGTGCCAGTTCTTCAAGGGATGGAATGGAGTTTATATCAGATCAAGACCATGATACTCTTCCTGGTCATGATCGTAAGTTCTCCACTGAAAGCTTTGGGAGTGACGTAAGTTCTACAAGGGGCAGTGAACTATCATCTGCTGGAGTCACAAATTCAATTTGGGATGGTTCCCTTGATGCTCCTGGCGATGCTGAAGTAGTAAATGCCACAGATGGCTCAGGGACACAAATCCTTGAAAATTCACGAATTGTTCTTCCATTTGATCAAAGGCAGAAGTTAAATAGAGTTCTTGTAGGCATGCAACAAAGGTTAGCAACAGCAAAAACAGATATGGATGATCTTATAGCTCGTCTGAACCAAGAAATGGCTGGGAAAGAATATCTTAGGACAAAG gtcaaggatttggaggtTGAAGTGGAAGCCATTGAACAGAAAGGTAAAGAAAACTTGCAACAAGCCATCTTAAATGAAAGAGATAGGGTCACACAAATGCAATGGGATATGGATGAATTATGCAGAAAGTGTTCAGAGATGGAGGCGAAGCTCATGTTTGAACAA AATGAAAGAAATTGTTCTGAGTTAGAGAAGGAAATTGCTAATGAAGAAAAAGAATCCTTGCAACAGGGACTGGATAGTAATCAAGAAAAATTAGATAATATGCGAAAGCTGATGGAGgaactggaattgaaatcaaaGGCTGATATCAAAGTCCTTGTCAAAGAAGTGAAAGTTCTGAGGAAATCTCAAGCAGATCTGAAAGAAATGTTGAATCAGTCCTTAAAAGAAAAGACTGAGCTTGAG GGAATTTTACTCAAGGAAAAACAGAGATTGTCGAATGCAAAGTCAGAGAATGATACTCTTCTTCATGAATGCCAAGGTTTTCGTGATCGGTTTAAAGAATGCAATGTTAGTTTTCTGACTGATGAGGAAGACAAGTTCGCTACTACCTCGTCGTCACTCTCTGATGTCTTTGATCTTTTGGCAACATCAGATAATAGGATAAATCTCCTTCTCGCTGAG GCTCATCTCCTTGCACAAAACTACAAAGTGGCACCTATAGATGTTCATGCTGTTCAATCTAATGAAATGTCTGGATGTCTGATCCTACCAAATGACCATTCCACAGTTAACACAGACGATGAGATACGAGAAATTCTTACTGATGCGATCATAGATAACCTGCAACTGAAGAAACAAATAAACTCGGTCGTCAAACGTGCCTTGAATACCGTATCAAAACTAGAGAAAGAAGACACCATTGAAGCCCCTTCCAGGAAGACTGTCCTCAACCATTTCTTGGAGAGGTGA
- the LOC122052665 gene encoding PX domain-containing protein EREL2-like isoform X1, translating into MPRNSPPKHRHDGTSPLPLGMDWSPPPKRWDGRNTVWPHNPQTGWSYCVTVPSWNVQMEPGASHGSFLNPIISYRIHVGIQSPEGVSTSHELLRRFSDFLQLYFVIKKAFPRKDIPMTPPKHALLRINSSHVFLEEQRRYALEEWMGKLLSDIDLARSAQVAVFLELEAAARSAFQCVNNATDSSSSTGTNATNPLSLAKPTSSVSVADSSTAISNLSHASLDSCYNNANDSSDIATERKGMIRVSQTSAEDVSLLVHDHSVNVNVEIRNDIIGGSFFDRPEDFSRGSELNDRKEYLVPEREIVGASSSRDGMEFISDQDHDTLPGHDRKFSTESFGSDVSSTRGSELSSAGVTNSIWDGSLDAPGDAEVVNATDGSGTQILENSRIVLPFDQRQKLNRVLVGMQQRLATAKTDMDDLIARLNQEMAGKEYLRTKVKDLEVEVEAIEQKGKENLQQAILNERDRVTQMQWDMDELCRKCSEMEAKLMFEQNERNCSELEKEIANEEKESLQQGLDSNQEKLDNMRKLMEELELKSKADIKVLVKEVKVLRKSQADLKEMLNQSLKEKTELEGILLKEKQRLSNAKSENDTLLHECQGFRDRFKECNVSFLTDEEDKFATTSSSLSDVFDLLATSDNRINLLLAEAHLLAQNYKVAPIDVHAVQSNEMSGCLILPNDHSTVNTDDEIREILTDAIIDNLQLKKQINSVVKRALNTVSKLEKEDTIEAPSRKTVLNHFLER; encoded by the exons ATGCCCAGGAACAGCCCTCCGAAGCATCGCCATGACGGGACCTCGCCGCTGCCCCTTGGCATGGATTGGAGCCCTCCCCCGAAGCGTTGG GATGGAAGGAATACTGTCTGGCCTCACAACCCCCAAACTGGTTGGAGCTATTGTGTAACAGTTCCTTCTTGGAATGTTCAGATGGAGCCTGGTGCATCCCATGGGAGCTTCTTAAATCCTATTATT TCTTACAGGATTCACGTGGGTATACAATCCCCAGAAGGTGTTAGCACGAGCCATGAGTTACTACGAAGATTCAGTGACTTTCTGCAGTTATACTTTGTG ATTAAAAAGGCATTTCCCAGAAAAGATATTCCTATGACCCCACCAAAGCATGCTTTATTGAGAATTAATTCCAGTCATGTGTTCCTAGAAGAG CAGAGAAGGTATGCTTTGGAGGAATGGATGGGAAAGTTACTCTCTGACATAGATCTTGCCAGAAGTGCACAAGTAGCTGTTTTTCTTGAATTAGAAGCTGCTGCAAGGTCAG CATTTCAATGTGTAAATAATGCTACAGATTCGAGTTCTTCAACTGGTACTAATGCCACAAACCCACTGTCTCTAGCTAAACCTACTTCTAGTGTTTCTGTTGCTGACAGTTCAACAGCTATATCTAACTTGTCTCATGCTTCATTGGATAGTTGCTATAACAATGCAAATGATTCATCAGACATTGCTACAGAAAGAAAAGGAATGATTCGAGTTTCTCAAACTAGTGCTGAAGATGTATCATTGTTGGTTCATGATCATTCTGTAAACGTAAACGTAGAAATCAGGAATGACATCATAGGTGGATCATTCTTCGATCGGCCAGAAGATTTCAGTAGGGGTAGTGAGTTGAATGACAGAAAAGAGTATCTTGTTCCAGAGAGAGAGATAGTTGGTGCCAGTTCTTCAAGGGATGGAATGGAGTTTATATCAGATCAAGACCATGATACTCTTCCTGGTCATGATCGTAAGTTCTCCACTGAAAGCTTTGGGAGTGACGTAAGTTCTACAAGGGGCAGTGAACTATCATCTGCTGGAGTCACAAATTCAATTTGGGATGGTTCCCTTGATGCTCCTGGCGATGCTGAAGTAGTAAATGCCACAGATGGCTCAGGGACACAAATCCTTGAAAATTCACGAATTGTTCTTCCATTTGATCAAAGGCAGAAGTTAAATAGAGTTCTTGTAGGCATGCAACAAAGGTTAGCAACAGCAAAAACAGATATGGATGATCTTATAGCTCGTCTGAACCAAGAAATGGCTGGGAAAGAATATCTTAGGACAAAG gtcaaggatttggaggtTGAAGTGGAAGCCATTGAACAGAAAGGTAAAGAAAACTTGCAACAAGCCATCTTAAATGAAAGAGATAGGGTCACACAAATGCAATGGGATATGGATGAATTATGCAGAAAGTGTTCAGAGATGGAGGCGAAGCTCATGTTTGAACAA AATGAAAGAAATTGTTCTGAGTTAGAGAAGGAAATTGCTAATGAAGAAAAAGAATCCTTGCAACAGGGACTGGATAGTAATCAAGAAAAATTAGATAATATGCGAAAGCTGATGGAGgaactggaattgaaatcaaaGGCTGATATCAAAGTCCTTGTCAAAGAAGTGAAAGTTCTGAGGAAATCTCAAGCAGATCTGAAAGAAATGTTGAATCAGTCCTTAAAAGAAAAGACTGAGCTTGAG GGAATTTTACTCAAGGAAAAACAGAGATTGTCGAATGCAAAGTCAGAGAATGATACTCTTCTTCATGAATGCCAAGGTTTTCGTGATCGGTTTAAAGAATGCAATGTTAGTTTTCTGACTGATGAGGAAGACAAGTTCGCTACTACCTCGTCGTCACTCTCTGATGTCTTTGATCTTTTGGCAACATCAGATAATAGGATAAATCTCCTTCTCGCTGAG GCTCATCTCCTTGCACAAAACTACAAAGTGGCACCTATAGATGTTCATGCTGTTCAATCTAATGAAATGTCTGGATGTCTGATCCTACCAAATGACCATTCCACAGTTAACACAGACGATGAGATACGAGAAATTCTTACTGATGCGATCATAGATAACCTGCAACTGAAGAAACAAATAAACTCGGTCGTCAAACGTGCCTTGAATACCGTATCAAAACTAGAGAAAGAAGACACCATTGAAGCCCCTTCCAGGAAGACTGTCCTCAACCATTTCTTGGAGAGGTGA
- the LOC122052665 gene encoding PX domain-containing protein EREL1-like isoform X3, with amino-acid sequence MPRNSPPKHRHDGTSPLPLGMDWSPPPKRWDGRNTVWPHNPQTGWSYCVTVPSWNVQMEPGASHGSFLNPIISYRIHVGIQSPEGVSTSHELLRRFSDFLQLYFVIKKAFPRKDIPMTPPKHALLRINSSHVFLEEQRRYALEEWMGKLLSDIDLARSAQVAVFLELEAAARSAFQCVNNATDSSSSTGTNATNPLCYNNANDSSDIATERKGMIRVSQTSAEDVSLLVHDHSVNVNVEIRNDIIGGSFFDRPEDFSRGSELNDRKEYLVPEREIVGASSSRDGMEFISDQDHDTLPGHDRKFSTESFGSDVSSTRGSELSSAGVTNSIWDGSLDAPGDAEVVNATDGSGTQILENSRIVLPFDQRQKLNRVLVGMQQRLATAKTDMDDLIARLNQEMAGKEYLRTKVKDLEVEVEAIEQKGKENLQQAILNERDRVTQMQWDMDELCRKCSEMEAKLMFEQNERNCSELEKEIANEEKESLQQGLDSNQEKLDNMRKLMEELELKSKADIKVLVKEVKVLRKSQADLKEMLNQSLKEKTELEGILLKEKQRLSNAKSENDTLLHECQGFRDRFKECNVSFLTDEEDKFATTSSSLSDVFDLLATSDNRINLLLAEAHLLAQNYKVAPIDVHAVQSNEMSGCLILPNDHSTVNTDDEIREILTDAIIDNLQLKKQINSVVKRALNTVSKLEKEDTIEAPSRKTVLNHFLER; translated from the exons ATGCCCAGGAACAGCCCTCCGAAGCATCGCCATGACGGGACCTCGCCGCTGCCCCTTGGCATGGATTGGAGCCCTCCCCCGAAGCGTTGG GATGGAAGGAATACTGTCTGGCCTCACAACCCCCAAACTGGTTGGAGCTATTGTGTAACAGTTCCTTCTTGGAATGTTCAGATGGAGCCTGGTGCATCCCATGGGAGCTTCTTAAATCCTATTATT TCTTACAGGATTCACGTGGGTATACAATCCCCAGAAGGTGTTAGCACGAGCCATGAGTTACTACGAAGATTCAGTGACTTTCTGCAGTTATACTTTGTG ATTAAAAAGGCATTTCCCAGAAAAGATATTCCTATGACCCCACCAAAGCATGCTTTATTGAGAATTAATTCCAGTCATGTGTTCCTAGAAGAG CAGAGAAGGTATGCTTTGGAGGAATGGATGGGAAAGTTACTCTCTGACATAGATCTTGCCAGAAGTGCACAAGTAGCTGTTTTTCTTGAATTAGAAGCTGCTGCAAGGTCAG CATTTCAATGTGTAAATAATGCTACAGATTCGAGTTCTTCAACTGGTACTAATGCCACAAACCCACT TTGCTATAACAATGCAAATGATTCATCAGACATTGCTACAGAAAGAAAAGGAATGATTCGAGTTTCTCAAACTAGTGCTGAAGATGTATCATTGTTGGTTCATGATCATTCTGTAAACGTAAACGTAGAAATCAGGAATGACATCATAGGTGGATCATTCTTCGATCGGCCAGAAGATTTCAGTAGGGGTAGTGAGTTGAATGACAGAAAAGAGTATCTTGTTCCAGAGAGAGAGATAGTTGGTGCCAGTTCTTCAAGGGATGGAATGGAGTTTATATCAGATCAAGACCATGATACTCTTCCTGGTCATGATCGTAAGTTCTCCACTGAAAGCTTTGGGAGTGACGTAAGTTCTACAAGGGGCAGTGAACTATCATCTGCTGGAGTCACAAATTCAATTTGGGATGGTTCCCTTGATGCTCCTGGCGATGCTGAAGTAGTAAATGCCACAGATGGCTCAGGGACACAAATCCTTGAAAATTCACGAATTGTTCTTCCATTTGATCAAAGGCAGAAGTTAAATAGAGTTCTTGTAGGCATGCAACAAAGGTTAGCAACAGCAAAAACAGATATGGATGATCTTATAGCTCGTCTGAACCAAGAAATGGCTGGGAAAGAATATCTTAGGACAAAG gtcaaggatttggaggtTGAAGTGGAAGCCATTGAACAGAAAGGTAAAGAAAACTTGCAACAAGCCATCTTAAATGAAAGAGATAGGGTCACACAAATGCAATGGGATATGGATGAATTATGCAGAAAGTGTTCAGAGATGGAGGCGAAGCTCATGTTTGAACAA AATGAAAGAAATTGTTCTGAGTTAGAGAAGGAAATTGCTAATGAAGAAAAAGAATCCTTGCAACAGGGACTGGATAGTAATCAAGAAAAATTAGATAATATGCGAAAGCTGATGGAGgaactggaattgaaatcaaaGGCTGATATCAAAGTCCTTGTCAAAGAAGTGAAAGTTCTGAGGAAATCTCAAGCAGATCTGAAAGAAATGTTGAATCAGTCCTTAAAAGAAAAGACTGAGCTTGAG GGAATTTTACTCAAGGAAAAACAGAGATTGTCGAATGCAAAGTCAGAGAATGATACTCTTCTTCATGAATGCCAAGGTTTTCGTGATCGGTTTAAAGAATGCAATGTTAGTTTTCTGACTGATGAGGAAGACAAGTTCGCTACTACCTCGTCGTCACTCTCTGATGTCTTTGATCTTTTGGCAACATCAGATAATAGGATAAATCTCCTTCTCGCTGAG GCTCATCTCCTTGCACAAAACTACAAAGTGGCACCTATAGATGTTCATGCTGTTCAATCTAATGAAATGTCTGGATGTCTGATCCTACCAAATGACCATTCCACAGTTAACACAGACGATGAGATACGAGAAATTCTTACTGATGCGATCATAGATAACCTGCAACTGAAGAAACAAATAAACTCGGTCGTCAAACGTGCCTTGAATACCGTATCAAAACTAGAGAAAGAAGACACCATTGAAGCCCCTTCCAGGAAGACTGTCCTCAACCATTTCTTGGAGAGGTGA
- the LOC122054106 gene encoding uncharacterized protein LOC122054106 isoform X2: protein MGHFFSSLHAKLHGKGWREGQLRNISDQAFDRVRSDSDDPHLTFEDLYISVLYVYNDINKYLPGPHNDPPTKEKLKSMMEYDMNLDGLIDREEFAELMKKLTKETAKSVGQNLLIGLVLVPTVALIAKRATEGVPVVGRVMQNLPNFVYASIVALGLGVVIVKEGSNDG from the exons ATgggccacttcttctcctccctccATGCTAAACTTCATG GGAAAGGTTGGCGAGAGGGGCAACTAAGGAACATCAGTGATCAAGCCTTCGATCGGGTTCGAAGCGACTCTGATGATCCTCACCTCACTTTTGAGGACCTCTATATATCGGTTCTTTATGTCTATAA TGACATCAACAAGTATCTCCCAGGGCCTCACAATGATCCTCCTACTAAAGAGAAGCTTAAATCTATGATGGAG TACGACATGAATCTCGATGGGTTGATAGATCGTGAAGAGTTCGCGGAGCTTATGAAGAAACTTACGAAAGAGACAGCTAAGTCGGTCGGCCAGAACCTACTCATCGGACTCGTCTTGGTCCCGACTGTCGCATTGATAGCAAAGAGAGCCACCGAAGGAGTGCCGGTCGTCGGCAGGGTGATGCAAAATTTGCCCAACTTTGTCTATGCCTCAATTGTGGCTCTTGGGCTTGGGGTTGTGATAGTGAAAGAGGGAAGTAATGATGGTTAA
- the LOC122054106 gene encoding uncharacterized protein LOC122054106 isoform X1, whose protein sequence is MGHFFSSLHAKLHGKGWREGQLRNISDQAFDRVRSDSDDPHLTFEDLYISVLYVYNDINKYLPGPHNDPPTKEKLKSMMEQYDMNLDGLIDREEFAELMKKLTKETAKSVGQNLLIGLVLVPTVALIAKRATEGVPVVGRVMQNLPNFVYASIVALGLGVVIVKEGSNDG, encoded by the exons ATgggccacttcttctcctccctccATGCTAAACTTCATG GGAAAGGTTGGCGAGAGGGGCAACTAAGGAACATCAGTGATCAAGCCTTCGATCGGGTTCGAAGCGACTCTGATGATCCTCACCTCACTTTTGAGGACCTCTATATATCGGTTCTTTATGTCTATAA TGACATCAACAAGTATCTCCCAGGGCCTCACAATGATCCTCCTACTAAAGAGAAGCTTAAATCTATGATGGAG CAGTACGACATGAATCTCGATGGGTTGATAGATCGTGAAGAGTTCGCGGAGCTTATGAAGAAACTTACGAAAGAGACAGCTAAGTCGGTCGGCCAGAACCTACTCATCGGACTCGTCTTGGTCCCGACTGTCGCATTGATAGCAAAGAGAGCCACCGAAGGAGTGCCGGTCGTCGGCAGGGTGATGCAAAATTTGCCCAACTTTGTCTATGCCTCAATTGTGGCTCTTGGGCTTGGGGTTGTGATAGTGAAAGAGGGAAGTAATGATGGTTAA
- the LOC122052665 gene encoding PX domain-containing protein EREL2-like isoform X2: protein MPRNSPPKHRHDGTSPLPLGMDWSPPPKRWDGRNTVWPHNPQTGWSYCVTVPSWNVQMEPGASHGSFLNPIISYRIHVGIQSPEGVSTSHELLRRFSDFLQLYFVIKKAFPRKDIPMTPPKHALLRINSSHVFLEERRYALEEWMGKLLSDIDLARSAQVAVFLELEAAARSAFQCVNNATDSSSSTGTNATNPLSLAKPTSSVSVADSSTAISNLSHASLDSCYNNANDSSDIATERKGMIRVSQTSAEDVSLLVHDHSVNVNVEIRNDIIGGSFFDRPEDFSRGSELNDRKEYLVPEREIVGASSSRDGMEFISDQDHDTLPGHDRKFSTESFGSDVSSTRGSELSSAGVTNSIWDGSLDAPGDAEVVNATDGSGTQILENSRIVLPFDQRQKLNRVLVGMQQRLATAKTDMDDLIARLNQEMAGKEYLRTKVKDLEVEVEAIEQKGKENLQQAILNERDRVTQMQWDMDELCRKCSEMEAKLMFEQNERNCSELEKEIANEEKESLQQGLDSNQEKLDNMRKLMEELELKSKADIKVLVKEVKVLRKSQADLKEMLNQSLKEKTELEGILLKEKQRLSNAKSENDTLLHECQGFRDRFKECNVSFLTDEEDKFATTSSSLSDVFDLLATSDNRINLLLAEAHLLAQNYKVAPIDVHAVQSNEMSGCLILPNDHSTVNTDDEIREILTDAIIDNLQLKKQINSVVKRALNTVSKLEKEDTIEAPSRKTVLNHFLER, encoded by the exons ATGCCCAGGAACAGCCCTCCGAAGCATCGCCATGACGGGACCTCGCCGCTGCCCCTTGGCATGGATTGGAGCCCTCCCCCGAAGCGTTGG GATGGAAGGAATACTGTCTGGCCTCACAACCCCCAAACTGGTTGGAGCTATTGTGTAACAGTTCCTTCTTGGAATGTTCAGATGGAGCCTGGTGCATCCCATGGGAGCTTCTTAAATCCTATTATT TCTTACAGGATTCACGTGGGTATACAATCCCCAGAAGGTGTTAGCACGAGCCATGAGTTACTACGAAGATTCAGTGACTTTCTGCAGTTATACTTTGTG ATTAAAAAGGCATTTCCCAGAAAAGATATTCCTATGACCCCACCAAAGCATGCTTTATTGAGAATTAATTCCAGTCATGTGTTCCTAGAAGAG AGAAGGTATGCTTTGGAGGAATGGATGGGAAAGTTACTCTCTGACATAGATCTTGCCAGAAGTGCACAAGTAGCTGTTTTTCTTGAATTAGAAGCTGCTGCAAGGTCAG CATTTCAATGTGTAAATAATGCTACAGATTCGAGTTCTTCAACTGGTACTAATGCCACAAACCCACTGTCTCTAGCTAAACCTACTTCTAGTGTTTCTGTTGCTGACAGTTCAACAGCTATATCTAACTTGTCTCATGCTTCATTGGATAGTTGCTATAACAATGCAAATGATTCATCAGACATTGCTACAGAAAGAAAAGGAATGATTCGAGTTTCTCAAACTAGTGCTGAAGATGTATCATTGTTGGTTCATGATCATTCTGTAAACGTAAACGTAGAAATCAGGAATGACATCATAGGTGGATCATTCTTCGATCGGCCAGAAGATTTCAGTAGGGGTAGTGAGTTGAATGACAGAAAAGAGTATCTTGTTCCAGAGAGAGAGATAGTTGGTGCCAGTTCTTCAAGGGATGGAATGGAGTTTATATCAGATCAAGACCATGATACTCTTCCTGGTCATGATCGTAAGTTCTCCACTGAAAGCTTTGGGAGTGACGTAAGTTCTACAAGGGGCAGTGAACTATCATCTGCTGGAGTCACAAATTCAATTTGGGATGGTTCCCTTGATGCTCCTGGCGATGCTGAAGTAGTAAATGCCACAGATGGCTCAGGGACACAAATCCTTGAAAATTCACGAATTGTTCTTCCATTTGATCAAAGGCAGAAGTTAAATAGAGTTCTTGTAGGCATGCAACAAAGGTTAGCAACAGCAAAAACAGATATGGATGATCTTATAGCTCGTCTGAACCAAGAAATGGCTGGGAAAGAATATCTTAGGACAAAG gtcaaggatttggaggtTGAAGTGGAAGCCATTGAACAGAAAGGTAAAGAAAACTTGCAACAAGCCATCTTAAATGAAAGAGATAGGGTCACACAAATGCAATGGGATATGGATGAATTATGCAGAAAGTGTTCAGAGATGGAGGCGAAGCTCATGTTTGAACAA AATGAAAGAAATTGTTCTGAGTTAGAGAAGGAAATTGCTAATGAAGAAAAAGAATCCTTGCAACAGGGACTGGATAGTAATCAAGAAAAATTAGATAATATGCGAAAGCTGATGGAGgaactggaattgaaatcaaaGGCTGATATCAAAGTCCTTGTCAAAGAAGTGAAAGTTCTGAGGAAATCTCAAGCAGATCTGAAAGAAATGTTGAATCAGTCCTTAAAAGAAAAGACTGAGCTTGAG GGAATTTTACTCAAGGAAAAACAGAGATTGTCGAATGCAAAGTCAGAGAATGATACTCTTCTTCATGAATGCCAAGGTTTTCGTGATCGGTTTAAAGAATGCAATGTTAGTTTTCTGACTGATGAGGAAGACAAGTTCGCTACTACCTCGTCGTCACTCTCTGATGTCTTTGATCTTTTGGCAACATCAGATAATAGGATAAATCTCCTTCTCGCTGAG GCTCATCTCCTTGCACAAAACTACAAAGTGGCACCTATAGATGTTCATGCTGTTCAATCTAATGAAATGTCTGGATGTCTGATCCTACCAAATGACCATTCCACAGTTAACACAGACGATGAGATACGAGAAATTCTTACTGATGCGATCATAGATAACCTGCAACTGAAGAAACAAATAAACTCGGTCGTCAAACGTGCCTTGAATACCGTATCAAAACTAGAGAAAGAAGACACCATTGAAGCCCCTTCCAGGAAGACTGTCCTCAACCATTTCTTGGAGAGGTGA